A stretch of Paracoccus sp. MA DNA encodes these proteins:
- a CDS encoding sugar phosphate isomerase/epimerase: MPDLRRFAINQITTRDWTLEQAVNGYARQGVAGIGVWMEYLDAAGIGQGARLIRDAGLFVPCLCTSAWVNIADKGGFAAALDENRRRLDAAAEIGAPCLVVVPGGLATGEKDLAAARSRVIGALEELLPHARKVGVKLGLEPLHPMYAADRSCLNSFAHCLDLCRSLGEGTGIVADTYHCWWDAGFMPGLREAGPENILTFHLCDWLVPTRDVYHDRGMIGDGVVDFAAYKALLDEIGYDGPFEIELFSKFDWWLRDGNETVAVSVERCAPFVAERQREPC, encoded by the coding sequence ATGCCCGATCTGCGCCGCTTTGCGATCAACCAGATCACCACGCGGGACTGGACCCTCGAGCAGGCGGTGAACGGCTATGCCCGGCAGGGCGTCGCCGGGATCGGGGTCTGGATGGAGTATCTGGACGCCGCCGGGATCGGGCAGGGCGCCCGGCTGATCCGCGATGCGGGGCTGTTCGTGCCCTGCCTCTGCACCAGCGCCTGGGTCAATATCGCGGACAAGGGCGGCTTTGCCGCCGCCCTTGACGAAAACCGCCGCCGTCTGGATGCCGCCGCCGAGATCGGTGCGCCTTGCCTGGTCGTCGTGCCGGGCGGGCTGGCGACGGGCGAGAAGGATCTGGCGGCGGCGCGGTCGCGGGTGATCGGGGCGCTGGAAGAGCTGTTGCCCCATGCCCGCAAGGTGGGGGTCAAGCTTGGCCTCGAGCCCCTGCATCCGATGTATGCCGCCGATCGCAGCTGCCTCAACAGCTTCGCGCATTGCCTGGATCTTTGCCGCAGCCTGGGCGAGGGCACGGGCATCGTCGCCGATACCTATCATTGCTGGTGGGACGCCGGCTTCATGCCGGGGCTGCGCGAGGCGGGGCCGGAAAATATCCTGACCTTCCATCTCTGCGACTGGCTTGTGCCGACCCGCGATGTATACCATGACAGGGGCATGATCGGCGACGGCGTGGTCGACTTCGCGGCTTACAAGGCGCTTCTCGACGAGATCGGCTATGACGGCCCCTTCGAGATCGAGCTGTTCTCGAAGTTCGACTGGTGGCTGCGCGACGGCAACGAAACGGTCGCCGTTTCGGTCGAGCGTTGCGCGCCCTTCGTGGCGGAAAGGCAGAGGGAGCCGTGCTGA
- a CDS encoding TetR/AcrR family transcriptional regulator, which yields MAEKPAIRDAIRTQEKILAAAQAEFARRGYDGARVDAIVARAKVSKNLLYHYFRGKEDLYIRILERTYETLRRRQSDVPVNGLDPLNAMIRLCENTFRVFVEEPDVIVMLNTENLYRARHIAKSTIIRSMYDRLSENLREILRQGEEQGVFRKGVDPVELYISISGLGYFYLSNRHTLSMLFNRKLSAPENIEHRQAHLVDMVISYLTRKPEPGDWTPELAR from the coding sequence ATGGCGGAGAAACCCGCTATCCGGGATGCGATCCGGACGCAGGAAAAGATCCTGGCGGCAGCGCAGGCGGAATTCGCGCGCCGCGGCTATGACGGGGCCCGCGTGGACGCCATCGTGGCCCGGGCCAAGGTCAGCAAGAACCTGCTCTACCACTATTTCCGCGGCAAGGAGGATCTGTATATCCGCATCCTCGAACGCACCTACGAGACGCTCCGCCGCCGGCAGAGCGACGTCCCGGTCAACGGGCTCGATCCGCTGAACGCGATGATCCGGCTGTGCGAGAACACCTTCCGGGTCTTCGTCGAAGAACCCGACGTGATCGTGATGCTGAACACCGAGAACCTCTATCGCGCCCGGCATATCGCCAAGTCCACGATCATCCGCAGCATGTATGACCGGCTGTCGGAAAACCTGCGCGAGATCCTGCGCCAGGGCGAAGAGCAGGGCGTATTCCGCAAGGGCGTCGATCCGGTCGAGCTGTATATCTCGATCTCGGGCCTGGGCTATTTCTACCTGTCGAACCGGCACACGCTGTCGATGCTGTTCAACCGGAAACTGAGCGCCCCCGAGAATATCGAGCACCGCCAGGCGCATCTGGTCGACATGGTGATCAGCTATCTGACGCGCAAGCCCGAGCCCGGAGACTGGACGCCGGAACTGGCGCGCTGA
- a CDS encoding EamA family transporter, whose translation MADRNAGRFIGTAIGPMLWGTTYVVFVQTLPTDHPILISALRALPAGLLMLLLVRRLPPLRILFPVTVLALTNIGLFFALLLISAARLPGGITATLAACQPLLVALLAWPLLGRRPRMGQMGLAVLGMAGVGLMVLNGGLAFDPAGVLAGIGAALSMALGIVLMERWRDLAPPVQMTTWQLLIGGVLILPFALLVEGLPAQWDMRNTLGLGYLVLFATALGYWLWVGGVQRLGSRVSVLAFLSPVVALALGIGVMEETLDAQQVLGVAMVFLSIGLSVGKNACPP comes from the coding sequence ATGGCTGACCGGAATGCCGGCCGCTTCATCGGCACCGCCATCGGGCCGATGCTTTGGGGCACGACCTATGTCGTCTTTGTCCAGACATTGCCGACGGATCACCCGATCCTGATCTCTGCCCTGCGGGCGCTGCCGGCCGGGCTCTTGATGCTGCTTCTGGTCCGGCGCCTGCCGCCGCTTCGGATCCTGTTTCCCGTCACCGTCCTGGCGCTGACCAATATCGGCTTGTTCTTCGCGCTGCTGCTGATCAGCGCCGCGCGGTTGCCGGGCGGGATCACCGCGACTCTGGCCGCCTGCCAGCCGCTGCTGGTCGCGCTGCTGGCTTGGCCGCTGCTGGGACGGCGGCCAAGGATGGGCCAGATGGGATTGGCGGTGCTGGGCATGGCCGGTGTCGGGCTGATGGTGCTGAACGGCGGCCTCGCCTTCGACCCGGCCGGCGTGCTGGCCGGGATCGGCGCGGCATTGTCCATGGCGCTCGGCATCGTGCTGATGGAGCGCTGGCGCGATCTTGCGCCGCCGGTGCAGATGACGACATGGCAGCTGCTGATCGGCGGCGTCCTGATCCTGCCCTTTGCCTTGCTGGTCGAGGGCCTGCCCGCGCAGTGGGACATGCGGAACACCTTGGGCCTGGGCTATCTGGTGCTGTTCGCAACCGCCCTTGGCTATTGGCTTTGGGTGGGCGGGGTGCAGAGGCTGGGCAGCCGGGTTTCCGTGCTGGCCTTTCTCAGCCCCGTCGTGGCGCTGGCCCTTGGCATCGGCGTCATGGAAGAGACGCTGGATGCGCAGCAGGTGCTGGGCGTGGCGATGGTCTTCCTGTCCATCGGCCTTTCGGTAGGGAAAAATGCCTGCCCCCCTTAG
- a CDS encoding LysR family transcriptional regulator: MDFSLRQIVHFLAVMETSSFLRASLTANVTQPALSKSIKTLEDRLGVTLFERLSRGVRPTPHGIAFERYARRILVDARRAAAEMGDVSAGASGRIIAGIGTPYVESVQDVLATFRDGYPDARLEVITGFAGHLGKLLAENRIDIVLAMYNGIQQEDRRNELAYEHWSTDGFIGICPAGHPVESRKVDPEELARYPWAMPLIEQSAMSALRSVFSSAGIRFPVVSLATDSIELLKYAVIRQSMLSVVPEFTAGSHGFDGIGRFRIQGFDFQRNIGIVRRRDFDLSPLHEHFLALTRQRFVAESASRRAAIAAAPSSC, translated from the coding sequence TTCCTTGCGGTCATGGAAACGTCGAGCTTTCTCAGGGCCTCGCTAACAGCGAATGTCACCCAGCCGGCGCTGAGCAAAAGCATCAAGACCCTTGAGGATCGGCTTGGTGTCACGCTGTTCGAGCGGCTTTCCCGCGGCGTGCGCCCCACCCCGCACGGTATCGCGTTCGAGCGTTACGCCCGGCGCATCCTGGTCGATGCCCGGCGCGCGGCGGCGGAAATGGGCGATGTGTCGGCAGGCGCTTCGGGGCGCATCATCGCCGGGATCGGCACGCCCTATGTCGAATCCGTGCAGGACGTCCTGGCGACCTTCCGCGACGGCTATCCCGATGCCCGGCTGGAGGTCATCACCGGCTTTGCCGGGCATCTGGGCAAGCTTCTGGCGGAAAACAGGATCGATATCGTGCTGGCGATGTATAACGGCATCCAGCAAGAGGATCGCCGGAACGAGCTTGCCTATGAGCATTGGTCGACGGACGGTTTCATCGGGATATGCCCTGCCGGCCACCCGGTCGAAAGCAGGAAGGTCGACCCCGAGGAGCTTGCCCGTTATCCTTGGGCGATGCCCTTGATCGAGCAATCCGCGATGAGCGCGCTGCGTAGCGTATTCTCCTCTGCCGGCATCCGCTTTCCGGTGGTTTCCCTTGCCACCGATTCCATCGAACTGCTGAAATATGCGGTCATCCGGCAATCCATGCTGAGTGTCGTGCCCGAATTTACCGCAGGCAGCCACGGTTTCGACGGCATCGGACGTTTCCGGATTCAAGGTTTCGACTTTCAACGAAACATCGGGATTGTCCGGCGGCGGGATTTCGATCTCTCCCCTCTGCACGAGCATTTCCTTGCCCTGACACGGCAGCGTTTCGTCGCTGAAAGCGCCTCACGCAGGGCAGCGATTGCTGCGGCTCCATCATCCTGCTGA